In the Muricauda sp. MAR_2010_75 genome, one interval contains:
- a CDS encoding ketopantoate reductase family protein encodes MKIYIIGAGAVGKALAVSLHQEGKQVELIRGHLDDGTSHNQKIKVDLKEGPRLEAEITVSTLTNHTQLDGLVVLTSKSFGNKVLSEKLEPKIGDSPMILLQNGLGVEQPFLEKDFPEIYRCVLFMTSQNGSANTISYKPVAPSPIGVIRQTKTTLGNIVNALDSPNFRFITEKNIQRIIWKKAIANCVFNSICPLLEVDNGIFHRNKEVFAIAQRVIVECALIANKKGVDLGTSELEDQVLMISRMSDGQLISTLQDINNKRETEIDTLNFEIYRMAHSMNLSNKVKETRLLGELIKMKSELHR; translated from the coding sequence ATGAAAATCTACATCATTGGAGCGGGTGCCGTGGGAAAGGCATTGGCTGTATCTCTGCATCAGGAGGGTAAACAGGTGGAGTTGATCCGTGGTCATTTGGATGACGGCACTTCGCACAACCAAAAAATTAAGGTGGACCTCAAAGAGGGTCCTAGACTTGAAGCTGAAATTACAGTGAGTACCCTGACCAACCACACCCAACTGGATGGACTTGTGGTACTCACGAGTAAATCATTTGGGAACAAGGTCTTGTCCGAAAAACTGGAACCAAAAATCGGAGATTCACCTATGATACTTCTCCAGAATGGGTTGGGGGTGGAACAACCCTTTTTGGAAAAGGATTTTCCAGAAATCTACCGCTGTGTACTTTTTATGACCAGTCAAAATGGTTCGGCCAATACTATTAGCTATAAACCAGTGGCCCCATCGCCCATTGGTGTAATTCGGCAAACGAAGACCACTTTGGGAAACATTGTTAATGCATTGGACAGTCCCAACTTTAGGTTTATTACCGAAAAAAACATTCAACGCATCATCTGGAAAAAAGCCATTGCCAATTGCGTGTTCAATTCCATTTGCCCCCTTTTGGAAGTTGATAATGGCATATTTCATCGCAACAAGGAAGTGTTCGCCATAGCACAAAGGGTCATTGTGGAATGCGCCTTGATTGCCAATAAAAAGGGAGTTGACCTAGGCACTTCCGAACTGGAAGACCAAGTGTTGATGATCAGCCGCATGTCCGATGGGCAGCTCATTTCCACCCTTCAGGATATCAATAATAAGAGAGAAACCGAAATAGACACTCTGAATTTTGAGATTTACCGCATGGCACACTCGATGAACCTCTCTAACAAGGTGAAAGAGACGCGATTGCTGGGGGAACTCATAAAAATGAAATCGGAATTACATCGCTAA
- the thiL gene encoding thiamine-phosphate kinase has product MLEDKNPQRTSLEELGEFGLIEHLTQNFELHQPSSKMGIGDDAAVLDFKEKKTVVSTDMLVEGIHFDLSYTPLKHLGYKSVMVNLSDIYAMNAMATQVTVSLAVSNRFPLEALEEFYEGVAAACKLYHVDLVGGDTTSSNKGMIISVTALGMAEEKDIVYRSGGKPNDLLVVTGDLGGAYLGLQVLEREKEVFKVNPENQPDLEPYSYIVERQLKPEARKDIVELLQKLEVKPTSMIDISDGLSSEILHLCKRSDVGCNLFEDKIPLDPTVISTSEEFQMDSTMIALGGGEDYELLFTIDQADFPKIKANPNLTVIGHMTQKSEGAHLITRAETKIPLTAQGWNSFNG; this is encoded by the coding sequence ATGCTAGAAGATAAAAATCCACAACGAACTTCGCTTGAAGAATTGGGAGAGTTTGGCCTGATTGAACACCTCACCCAGAACTTTGAATTGCATCAACCTTCCTCTAAAATGGGTATTGGGGATGATGCCGCTGTATTGGATTTTAAAGAGAAAAAAACTGTAGTTTCCACAGACATGTTGGTTGAAGGGATACATTTTGACCTCAGCTACACCCCCTTGAAGCACTTGGGTTACAAATCGGTCATGGTGAACCTATCGGATATTTACGCCATGAATGCCATGGCCACTCAGGTGACGGTTTCCCTGGCCGTTTCCAACCGTTTTCCCTTGGAAGCCTTGGAAGAATTTTATGAAGGAGTTGCCGCTGCCTGTAAACTTTACCATGTGGATTTGGTTGGGGGCGACACCACCTCTTCCAACAAGGGTATGATCATCAGTGTTACGGCCCTGGGCATGGCAGAGGAAAAGGATATTGTTTACCGAAGTGGTGGCAAACCTAATGACCTTTTGGTAGTCACAGGAGATTTGGGGGGTGCGTATTTGGGACTTCAGGTGTTGGAGCGCGAAAAAGAAGTCTTCAAAGTGAACCCCGAGAATCAACCAGATCTGGAGCCATATTCCTATATCGTAGAACGTCAACTAAAGCCCGAGGCACGCAAAGACATTGTGGAACTATTGCAAAAACTGGAGGTTAAACCTACTTCCATGATCGACATTAGCGATGGTTTGTCCTCGGAGATTCTCCATCTCTGCAAACGAAGTGATGTGGGCTGTAATCTTTTTGAGGATAAAATTCCACTCGACCCAACGGTCATTTCAACCTCCGAGGAATTTCAAATGGACAGCACCATGATCGCTTTGGGCGGTGGTGAGGATTACGAATTGTTGTTTACCATTGATCAGGCGGATTTCCCAAAAATCAAAGCCAATCCCAATTTGACCGTCATTGGACACATGACCCAAAAGAGCGAAGGTGCACATCTGATTACCCGCGCCGAAACCAAGATACCCCTTACGGCCCAAGGTTGGAATTCCTTTAACGGATAA
- a CDS encoding group 1 truncated hemoglobin gives MSESLFERLGAEKGIVKIVDDVVEAHMNNPVISARFSPYLEQPENLAKIKTHTVNFFTAGSGGPQVYTGRDMETTHRGMNISAAEYMETMDDIFMVLDKHGKNAQTKKDVLEILWSLKGMIIGK, from the coding sequence ATGTCAGAGTCATTATTCGAACGATTAGGTGCAGAAAAAGGAATTGTGAAAATTGTAGATGATGTGGTTGAAGCACATATGAACAACCCGGTGATTTCCGCTAGGTTTTCTCCCTATTTAGAGCAGCCAGAAAATTTGGCGAAGATTAAAACGCATACCGTTAATTTCTTTACAGCTGGAAGCGGTGGACCGCAGGTTTATACTGGTAGGGATATGGAAACAACCCACCGAGGAATGAACATAAGTGCTGCAGAATATATGGAGACGATGGATGATATTTTCATGGTACTTGATAAACACGGGAAAAATGCCCAAACTAAAAAAGATGTACTCGAAATCCTTTGGTCATTAAAAGGCATGATAATAGGTAAGTAA
- a CDS encoding iron-sulfur cluster assembly accessory protein → MIKVSETAKQKVVSLMTEEGYDASTDFVRVGVKSGGCSGLSYELKFDKTAADTDKVFEDNAVRIIVDKKSFLYLVGTTLEYSGGLNGKGFVFNNPNAQRTCGCGESFSL, encoded by the coding sequence ATGATCAAAGTTTCAGAGACAGCTAAGCAGAAAGTGGTGTCGCTAATGACCGAGGAAGGGTATGACGCAAGCACCGATTTTGTGCGTGTAGGCGTAAAAAGTGGAGGTTGCAGCGGTTTGTCCTATGAATTAAAATTTGATAAGACAGCTGCTGATACCGATAAGGTTTTTGAAGATAATGCCGTGCGCATTATTGTAGATAAAAAGAGCTTTTTGTACCTCGTGGGCACCACATTGGAATATTCAGGAGGGTTGAACGGGAAAGGCTTTGTCTTTAACAACCCCAATGCACAGCGCACCTGCGGTTGTGGGGAGAGTTTTTCACTATAA
- a CDS encoding nickel-binding protein, whose protein sequence is MDRHDVSQEVTAESVARLHQEDLKIQHKYNCRGLTYWFDDKRKTAFCLVEAPNAESVNKMHKHAHGELSHSIIEVDASLIESFLGRMQDPDVKPGAELNIIDEPAFRFLLSVRIQIGQLNNKQDKGLASTIRDYMHKVIEVVNDKQGTLVRKGSRNLLASLTTAQHAVHCGLVLHETFGNVYPHLSLSIGLDAGLPVESNKSIFEETIQTSRRLCEMERGFSVSPVVLKLYQDEQSDTDLNSMEFTKISVVEMIFFNKLFDFLEANFSHAKLRIDAFASSLGYSRSQAYRNSVGLLGFSPNVYFNKYRLEKSLDKLDSGMNTVSETAFLCGFSSSSYYSKCFRSMYGISPKDYMTAIHS, encoded by the coding sequence ATGGATCGTCATGATGTATCTCAAGAAGTAACTGCCGAAAGTGTTGCACGATTACATCAAGAAGACCTAAAGATTCAGCACAAGTACAATTGCCGTGGGTTAACATATTGGTTTGATGATAAGCGAAAAACCGCATTCTGTTTGGTAGAAGCTCCAAATGCCGAGTCTGTCAACAAAATGCACAAGCATGCACACGGTGAGTTGTCTCATTCAATTATTGAGGTAGATGCAAGTCTTATTGAATCATTTCTTGGAAGAATGCAAGATCCTGATGTAAAGCCTGGGGCTGAACTGAACATAATTGACGAACCCGCATTTCGTTTTTTACTATCGGTTCGAATACAAATCGGGCAGTTAAACAATAAACAAGATAAAGGTTTAGCATCAACCATAAGAGACTATATGCATAAGGTCATAGAAGTGGTCAATGATAAGCAAGGAACACTTGTACGGAAAGGTAGCCGTAACCTGCTGGCCTCTTTAACAACTGCCCAACACGCTGTGCATTGTGGACTAGTACTTCACGAGACATTCGGAAATGTATATCCCCATCTCAGTTTGAGTATAGGTTTGGATGCGGGGCTACCAGTGGAGAGCAATAAATCCATATTTGAAGAAACCATCCAAACTTCAAGGAGATTATGTGAAATGGAAAGAGGATTTTCGGTGTCGCCTGTGGTGCTGAAATTGTATCAGGATGAACAATCAGATACCGATCTCAATTCAATGGAATTTACCAAGATTAGTGTGGTTGAGATGATTTTCTTTAATAAGCTCTTTGATTTTCTGGAGGCCAATTTTTCACATGCTAAATTAAGAATTGATGCATTTGCCTCCAGCCTTGGATACAGTAGGTCTCAAGCTTATAGAAATAGTGTGGGTTTGTTAGGTTTTTCACCAAACGTATACTTCAATAAATATAGGTTGGAAAAATCATTGGATAAACTGGACAGTGGGATGAATACCGTATCCGAAACGGCTTTTTTATGTGGCTTTTCCAGCTCCTCATATTATTCAAAGTGCTTTCGTAGCATGTATGGAATATCTCCCAAAGATTATATGACGGCCATTCACTCATAA
- the sufB gene encoding Fe-S cluster assembly protein SufB — protein MAYTEEELKKELETKEYEYGFYTDIESDTLPKGLNEDIVIAISKKKEEPDWMTAWRLEAFRAWEQMKEPEWANVRYNKPDFQDISYYSAPNKKPKYNSLDEVDPELLDTFKKLGISLDEQKKLAGVAVDIVMDSVSVATTFKKTLAEKGIIFCSISEAIKEHPELVKKYIGTVVPQKDNFYAALNSAVFSDGSFCYIPKGVRCPMELSTYFRINQAGTGQFERTLVIAEEGSYVSYLEGCTAPTRDENQLHAAVVELIALDNAEIKYSTVQNWFPGNKEGKGGVYNFVTKRGLCENNAKISWTQVETGSAVTWKYPSCILKGNNSIGEFYSIAVTNNFQQADTGTKMIHLGKNTRSTIISKGISAGKSQNSYRGLVQVNSRAENARNFSQCDSLLMGNECGAHTFPYIEVKNKTAQIEHEATTSKIGEDQIFYCNQRGIDTEKAIALIVNGFSKEVLNKLPMEFAVEAQKLLEISLEGSVG, from the coding sequence ATGGCGTATACTGAGGAAGAATTAAAAAAAGAACTGGAAACCAAGGAATATGAATATGGTTTCTACACAGATATAGAATCGGATACCCTGCCCAAGGGGTTGAACGAGGACATCGTTATTGCCATTTCCAAAAAGAAGGAAGAACCGGATTGGATGACGGCCTGGCGTTTGGAAGCTTTTAGGGCATGGGAGCAAATGAAGGAACCGGAGTGGGCCAATGTGAGATACAATAAGCCCGATTTTCAGGATATTTCCTATTATTCCGCCCCTAACAAAAAACCCAAGTACAATAGTTTGGACGAAGTAGATCCAGAATTGTTGGATACGTTCAAAAAACTGGGGATTTCATTGGATGAGCAAAAGAAATTGGCCGGGGTGGCTGTGGACATCGTTATGGACTCCGTTTCGGTGGCCACTACGTTCAAAAAGACCTTGGCTGAAAAGGGCATTATTTTCTGCTCCATTTCAGAAGCCATAAAAGAACACCCAGAGTTGGTGAAAAAATATATCGGTACGGTAGTGCCACAAAAAGACAACTTTTATGCGGCATTGAACTCTGCGGTCTTTTCTGATGGTTCATTTTGCTACATCCCAAAAGGAGTTAGATGTCCCATGGAACTATCCACCTATTTCCGAATAAATCAGGCCGGAACCGGTCAGTTTGAGCGGACCTTGGTCATTGCCGAAGAAGGTAGCTACGTGAGCTATTTGGAAGGCTGTACCGCCCCCACTCGTGATGAGAACCAATTGCACGCAGCCGTGGTAGAGCTCATTGCATTGGATAATGCTGAAATAAAATATTCAACCGTACAGAACTGGTTCCCCGGAAACAAAGAAGGCAAAGGTGGTGTATACAATTTTGTGACCAAAAGGGGGCTTTGCGAAAATAACGCCAAGATTTCTTGGACACAGGTGGAAACAGGTTCCGCGGTAACCTGGAAGTACCCATCCTGTATTTTGAAAGGGAACAACTCCATTGGGGAGTTTTACTCCATTGCCGTGACGAATAACTTTCAGCAAGCTGACACCGGCACAAAAATGATCCACTTGGGAAAAAACACCCGAAGCACCATTATCTCAAAAGGTATTTCAGCAGGAAAATCCCAAAACAGTTACAGAGGATTGGTACAGGTGAACAGTAGGGCAGAAAATGCACGGAACTTTTCACAGTGCGATTCCTTGTTGATGGGAAATGAATGTGGGGCACATACTTTTCCATACATAGAAGTAAAAAATAAGACTGCACAAATAGAACACGAGGCCACCACCAGTAAAATTGGTGAGGACCAAATCTTCTATTGCAATCAAAGGGGTATCGATACGGAAAAAGCCATTGCATTGATTGTAAACGGTTTTAGCAAGGAGGTATTGAACAAACTTCCTATGGAGTTTGCAGTGGAGGCCCAAAAATTATTGGAAATCAGCCTTGAAGGTTCAGTAGGATAG
- a CDS encoding GlxA family transcriptional regulator translates to MQKIGILAYQNCTASMLYGVADILSLANAQLLAQERDPLFAVEIFTMDNQPVECFNGLTIHPSHKLRTTRGYDLLYIPGFVGNEESTLEQEAKSIELIRSCFRKGSKLAAACNGNFFLAEAGVLNGKKATTHWALKEKFQSKYKEVRLQPEHIIVDEGNIISAAGVTAYFNLALFIVQKFGSKELSTSCSKVFLVDSGRRIQTPYQMYQTPKNHGDREVVHIQEWLEENYTEEIDNKKLELLSNLSKKTLERRFKKATGYTPLKYLQKIRIETAKKMLESLKLSFNEITWKVGYEDVSSFHKLFKADTGLNPIAYRRKFSLIYSNEDTKP, encoded by the coding sequence ATGCAAAAAATTGGAATACTTGCGTATCAAAACTGTACGGCGTCCATGCTCTATGGAGTAGCAGACATTCTTTCGTTGGCCAACGCCCAGCTTCTTGCTCAGGAAAGAGACCCTTTGTTTGCCGTGGAAATTTTTACCATGGACAATCAACCGGTAGAATGTTTCAATGGGTTGACCATTCACCCAAGCCATAAGCTGAGGACCACCCGGGGATATGACCTTCTTTATATTCCTGGATTTGTCGGGAATGAAGAATCCACGCTTGAACAAGAAGCGAAAAGTATTGAGCTAATTAGAAGCTGTTTTAGAAAAGGATCTAAACTGGCCGCTGCCTGCAATGGGAATTTTTTTCTTGCGGAGGCTGGGGTGCTCAACGGAAAAAAAGCAACCACCCATTGGGCATTAAAGGAAAAATTCCAATCAAAATATAAGGAAGTGCGGTTACAACCAGAACATATAATCGTTGATGAGGGCAACATTATTTCTGCAGCGGGGGTTACCGCGTACTTTAACTTAGCCTTGTTCATTGTTCAAAAATTTGGCTCCAAGGAACTTTCCACGAGCTGTTCCAAAGTGTTTCTAGTGGATTCCGGGAGGCGTATACAAACTCCTTATCAAATGTACCAAACCCCCAAGAACCATGGAGACCGAGAAGTAGTGCATATTCAGGAATGGCTGGAAGAAAATTATACGGAGGAAATCGACAATAAAAAGTTGGAATTGCTGAGCAACCTCAGCAAGAAAACCTTGGAGCGACGATTTAAAAAAGCCACGGGATACACACCTTTAAAATACCTTCAAAAAATTAGGATTGAAACCGCAAAGAAAATGCTGGAATCCCTAAAGCTGTCCTTTAATGAAATCACTTGGAAAGTGGGGTATGAAGATGTGAGCTCTTTCCACAAATTGTTCAAGGCCGATACTGGGTTAAACCCGATAGCGTACAGACGAAAGTTTTCATTGATTTATTCGAATGAGGACACGAAGCCATAG
- a CDS encoding ankyrin repeat domain-containing protein produces the protein MDKLIELLKTHIQNRDADQALALIKNHPEVINLEDENGSSGFMLVAYSGFKDAFAEAALRKTSFSFHEAIVAGKKEIVAQYLNKSDADWANTHSKDGFAPLSLAAFFDQTDIAVLLLDKGADPNLAATNPTRVNAVHSAVAKENVELCKILLEKGVDVNASQMQNVTALHSAVHRGNLELVKLLVGHGADLSLKMDNGDTALSIANREGHGLVEAYLLEHQN, from the coding sequence ATGGACAAACTAATAGAACTCCTCAAAACCCACATCCAAAATAGGGATGCGGATCAAGCTTTAGCGCTAATTAAAAACCACCCTGAAGTTATAAATCTGGAAGATGAAAACGGAAGCTCTGGATTTATGCTCGTGGCTTATAGTGGTTTTAAGGATGCCTTTGCCGAGGCCGCTTTGCGGAAGACTTCATTCTCATTTCACGAAGCTATAGTCGCAGGGAAAAAAGAAATCGTTGCACAGTATTTGAACAAGTCCGATGCCGATTGGGCCAACACCCATTCCAAAGATGGATTTGCCCCACTGTCCCTTGCCGCTTTTTTTGATCAGACCGACATTGCTGTTTTATTATTGGACAAGGGAGCCGACCCAAATCTCGCCGCTACCAACCCAACCAGAGTCAATGCAGTGCATTCCGCCGTAGCCAAGGAAAATGTTGAACTCTGTAAAATCTTATTGGAAAAAGGAGTGGATGTGAATGCCTCTCAAATGCAAAATGTAACCGCATTGCATTCCGCGGTGCATCGGGGTAATTTAGAGCTTGTAAAATTATTGGTGGGGCACGGGGCCGACCTTAGTCTTAAAATGGACAATGGCGATACGGCTCTCAGCATTGCCAACCGGGAAGGGCATGGATTGGTGGAAGCTTATCTGTTGGAGCATCAAAACTGA
- the brnQ gene encoding branched-chain amino acid transport system II carrier protein, protein MNKKKLTITAFALFSLFFGAGNLILPPLLGFKSGNSWWLVTVGFCLSAVLIPLLGILAHARLQGTLFDFAKKVSPTFSLVYCFLIYGIAIALPSPRTASVTHEMAVQPIWNSPSIVTSLIYFSLVFVFAINRSKVLDVVGKLLTPGILLILLLIVITAIGTLDFDFSTSTLRHPFSDGILEGYQTFDAIGAVVVGAVIIVSINIKDKTASYAAKKDLIRKAGFWAGLGLFLVYAGLILTGALFSDIFADDISRTALLSGISTETLGSTATLFLSLLVSLACFTTAVGIITGTSDFIKARFNDSNLAYRVTALLGCVLGVLIGQFNVGYIIAVALPALMFIYPITIVLILLNVLPYKLASPTVFKWVVITTIVFSIPDFLGTLGVALTSEHYPEWLPLTQYQLGWVLPALVAFVVGNVVQKWVE, encoded by the coding sequence ATGAACAAAAAAAAGTTAACAATTACCGCGTTTGCCCTTTTTTCCCTTTTTTTTGGTGCTGGCAATCTCATCCTTCCACCTCTTCTGGGATTTAAATCAGGCAACTCTTGGTGGTTGGTTACGGTGGGATTTTGTCTGTCAGCGGTGTTGATTCCTTTACTGGGCATTTTGGCCCATGCAAGGCTTCAAGGCACCTTGTTCGATTTCGCCAAAAAGGTATCCCCAACTTTCAGTTTGGTGTATTGTTTTTTAATCTATGGCATTGCCATTGCCTTGCCCTCTCCGAGAACGGCATCGGTTACCCATGAGATGGCCGTTCAACCCATCTGGAATTCTCCCTCCATAGTAACCAGTCTTATATACTTTAGCCTAGTCTTCGTATTTGCCATCAATCGGTCAAAGGTTTTGGATGTGGTGGGCAAGTTGCTCACTCCCGGTATCCTTCTTATTCTTTTGCTGATTGTGATTACCGCCATAGGTACTTTGGATTTTGATTTTTCTACTTCGACCCTAAGACATCCGTTCAGTGATGGTATTTTGGAAGGCTACCAAACCTTCGATGCCATCGGAGCTGTGGTGGTAGGGGCGGTCATTATTGTTTCCATCAATATTAAGGATAAGACCGCCAGTTACGCAGCCAAAAAAGACCTCATTAGAAAAGCGGGATTTTGGGCCGGTTTGGGATTGTTCTTGGTCTATGCCGGACTCATTTTAACCGGGGCTTTGTTCAGCGATATTTTTGCAGATGATATTTCCCGAACCGCCCTTTTAAGTGGTATCAGTACCGAAACCTTGGGCAGCACCGCCACGCTATTTTTGAGCCTTCTGGTGAGCTTGGCCTGTTTTACCACCGCCGTTGGGATTATAACGGGAACCTCCGATTTTATCAAAGCACGGTTCAACGATTCCAATCTGGCCTATCGGGTTACCGCCTTGCTCGGATGTGTGCTGGGCGTACTCATTGGGCAGTTTAATGTAGGGTATATTATCGCGGTGGCCCTGCCAGCGCTCATGTTCATTTACCCCATTACCATTGTTTTGATTCTGTTGAACGTACTCCCCTATAAGTTGGCTTCGCCAACGGTCTTCAAGTGGGTAGTCATCACTACCATTGTATTTAGTATTCCTGATTTTTTAGGCACTCTTGGTGTTGCGTTGACTTCAGAACATTATCCTGAATGGTTGCCGTTGACCCAATATCAATTGGGATGGGTGTTACCTGCTCTGGTGGCTTTTGTGGTGGGGAATGTGGTGCAGAAGTGGGTGGAGTGA
- a CDS encoding choice-of-anchor B family protein → MGIKALLPFLAILFLVGCSSDNGGDLPKGDGTGTENEAPDIGDGAIYLGFAPCEAGVATVYPCQGYDMLFQMRLNAFNANAANDIWGWTDTSTGNEYALIGLDNGTAFVDITDAENPVYLGKLPTATESSIWRDIKVYNDYAFIVSEATDHGMQVFDLTKLRDVTDPPEVFIADARFIGIGNAHNIVINEEMGFAYPVGTARNDDFNGGVHFINIQTPTSPIRVGGYGANGYTHDAQVITYNGPDTDYSGREIFIGANETQIVIADITDKTNPTEIGTLSYANRGYTHQGWFTDDHRYYILGDETDEINFGFDSRTLVFDMTDLDNPVLHTTYIGPTSATDHNGYVKGDEFFLANYSAGVRVLDISGIDSETITETGFFDTHPSNNVPGFDGVWSVYPYFESGKIIISDTQAGFFVVQKSN, encoded by the coding sequence ATGGGAATAAAAGCCTTACTGCCCTTTTTGGCGATTTTGTTTTTAGTGGGATGTTCAAGTGACAATGGTGGTGATTTGCCAAAAGGTGATGGAACAGGAACGGAGAACGAGGCCCCGGATATTGGCGATGGCGCAATTTATCTTGGCTTTGCCCCATGTGAAGCTGGAGTGGCCACCGTTTACCCCTGCCAAGGATACGATATGCTCTTTCAAATGCGTCTCAATGCCTTTAACGCAAATGCCGCTAACGATATTTGGGGTTGGACGGACACTTCCACAGGTAATGAATATGCTTTGATCGGTTTGGACAATGGCACCGCCTTTGTGGATATCACCGATGCCGAAAATCCAGTCTATTTGGGAAAACTCCCCACAGCCACTGAATCCAGTATTTGGCGAGACATCAAAGTCTACAACGATTATGCCTTTATTGTGTCCGAGGCTACAGATCACGGGATGCAAGTTTTCGACCTCACAAAACTACGAGACGTTACGGATCCACCGGAAGTCTTTATAGCTGATGCCCGTTTTATCGGCATTGGAAATGCACATAACATTGTGATCAATGAAGAAATGGGCTTTGCCTATCCTGTGGGAACGGCCCGAAACGATGACTTTAATGGCGGGGTACATTTTATTAACATCCAAACCCCGACCAGCCCTATTAGGGTGGGGGGTTATGGCGCAAACGGGTACACGCATGACGCCCAAGTAATTACCTATAATGGGCCTGATACCGATTATTCGGGTCGTGAAATTTTTATTGGCGCCAATGAAACGCAGATAGTCATTGCCGATATAACCGACAAAACCAACCCTACCGAAATAGGGACACTCAGTTACGCAAACCGAGGATATACCCATCAAGGGTGGTTCACCGATGATCACCGCTATTACATTTTGGGAGATGAAACCGATGAGATCAATTTTGGTTTCGATTCCAGAACCTTGGTTTTTGATATGACCGATTTGGACAATCCTGTGTTGCATACGACCTACATAGGACCAACCTCCGCAACCGACCATAATGGCTATGTAAAAGGGGATGAGTTTTTCTTGGCCAACTATTCGGCAGGGGTGCGAGTCTTGGATATTTCAGGTATTGATTCAGAAACGATTACCGAAACCGGATTTTTTGACACCCATCCTTCCAATAACGTACCTGGTTTTGATGGAGTTTGGAGTGTTTACCCGTATTTTGAAAGTGGAAAAATTATCATTTCCGATACCCAAGCTGGGTTTTTTGTGGTTCAAAAATCCAATTAA
- the sufC gene encoding Fe-S cluster assembly ATPase SufC, protein MLKINNLHASVDDKKILKGINLEVNAGEVHAIMGPNGSGKSTLAEVIAGKEEFEIKKGSISLEGEDLEEMAPEERAHKGIFLSFQYPVEIPGVSVTNFIKTAINESRKARGMEDMPANEMLKLIREKSQLLDIDRKFLSRSLNEGFSGGEKKRNEIFQMAMMEPKLAILDETDSGLDIDALRIVANGVNKLRSKDNAIILITHYQRLLEYIVPDYVHVLHDGKIVKSGTKDLALELEEKGYDWLKQEAAV, encoded by the coding sequence ATGCTAAAGATTAACAATTTACACGCTAGCGTAGACGATAAAAAAATCCTGAAGGGAATCAATCTTGAGGTCAATGCAGGAGAGGTACACGCCATTATGGGGCCCAATGGCTCCGGGAAAAGTACCTTGGCCGAGGTCATTGCTGGCAAGGAAGAATTCGAGATAAAGAAAGGAAGTATTTCTTTGGAAGGTGAGGATTTGGAAGAAATGGCTCCTGAGGAAAGAGCCCACAAAGGAATCTTCCTATCCTTCCAATACCCTGTGGAAATTCCTGGGGTGTCGGTGACCAACTTTATCAAAACGGCCATCAACGAATCACGAAAAGCAAGGGGTATGGAAGATATGCCTGCCAATGAAATGCTGAAATTGATTCGGGAGAAATCACAATTGTTGGACATTGACCGCAAATTCTTGTCCCGTTCCCTGAACGAAGGGTTTTCGGGTGGTGAGAAAAAACGAAACGAAATCTTCCAGATGGCCATGATGGAACCCAAATTGGCCATTTTGGATGAAACCGATTCTGGATTGGACATTGATGCCCTACGTATTGTGGCCAATGGTGTGAACAAATTGCGCAGCAAGGACAACGCCATCATCCTAATTACCCACTATCAGCGTTTGTTGGAATACATCGTTCCAGATTATGTGCACGTATTGCATGATGGTAAAATCGTAAAATCCGGCACCAAGGATTTGGCTTTGGAATTGGAGGAAAAAGGATACGATTGGTTAAAGCAAGAAGCTGCGGTATAA